CCTACTCAATTACGACTTAGTACTGCTTAATAGCGAGGGGATTAAAAAACCAACAGAGCCTAGGAGTCCTGTAGACATAGAAGTATATTTAACTCCTAAAGAAAAGAAAGTAATTAGAGAGACTTACATCAGCAGGTGCAGGACGATAAGTGATGAGAGTAGTAAATGATGTGAAAAAACTGATGGAAATCGTTTACGAGAGTGACGTAGTCTTAGTGGTTATTTCAAAGACGGGAGTTCCCGAAACACGAGCCTTACAGAGAACTTTAAAGAAAATAGAAGAGAAGTCTAGAGGCTTAGTAATGACCGTGATGTTCGCCTCTGAAGAAATAGAAAATGATACGGTAACAGTATCACTCTTCTTTAAAGGGGTTGAGATAGTTAGGCAGAACGGTATTTTCGGCAACGAGAAGAAAGATTATGAAGCATTAAAGTGGACTATATCCTCAGTTCTGAGCAGAAAAGGTATTGAGACTCCTTTCTAGCAACTTGCTAGTGAGGGTTATTCACTACGGGTCTAGAAAAATGCAGGGTCTCTCTTTAGCTTGAGTATTCAGAGGCTACTAGAGGACGTATCGCCTAGTGCAACTGTTTTGGGTTTTATGAAGGTTTGTAAGGGGTTGGTGTAGGTTATCTAGTTAGTGGTCTTGAAGTCACTTTAGTTGTTTCAGGGTGTCGTTATTATTCTCGAAGTTGACCACATTTTATGATACCACATTATAGTAGTTCATCTATGAAAAATTCCTTAGGTATTCTATTATTAGATGTCTTAACACCCTCCAGATGTAGAAGTTTTTTCTTGAGGTCTGGTCTAGGCTTTCCTTTGATGGTGTAGCCGCCTAGTAGTCTATTGCCGTAAACTACTCTGTGACACGGTGTTATTATAGGTTCGTCATTGTCCTTTAGCGTTTTAGCGATATTTCTGGGATGGGTCTCTAAGAGCTTAGCTATTTTTGAGTAGCTAGTGACTTTACCTAGCGGTATTATCATGAGCAAAGTCTTAACAGCTTCTCTGAAACATTCTTCTGTGAAAGAAGTCTTGAGAGTACCATCTGATGTCTCTTCTATACATAAAAACTTCAAAGCAATTCTTCACTCTCACTGCTTCTCCGTGCTTTTAGTAGAGTATATTAGTATCCTGCCCTTCTCCTCATCTCTTTCAATAACGAATTCAGTTCCCNNNNNNNNNNNNNNNNNNNNNNNNNNNNNNNNNNNNNNNNNNNNNNNNNNNNNNNNNNNNNNNNNNNNNNNNNNNNNNNNNNNNNNNNNNNNGTACCATCTGATGTCTCTTCTATACATAAAAACTTCAAAGCAATTCTTCACTCTCACTGCTTCTCCGTGCTTTTAGTAGAGTATATTAGTATCCTGCCCTTCTCCTCATCTCTTTCAATAACGAATTCAGTTCCCCACTTATCTACCATGCTTTTAGGAAGATACAGATTTAGCGGGAGTGTGTAATACTCGTACTGGTAAACCTTGTCTTTCACGGCTTTCTTGCCCACCATTTTTCTTGCTGTGACAGTTCTTCTACGTACTGCCATTTTTACACACCAAGAATAACTAAAACAGTGCTTTTAAAAGATGTTGCTTGTTTAGAAGCTGGCGAAACTATTTTGTTTCTATTTAGTCTCTGAGTGCCTATAATAGACTCGTCTGAACAGGTCCTCGTCCTGGACGTAAGACTTACCAAGCCTTAAAGCAATTTCAGCCTTACTTAGCTCGTAACCCAAATAGAGAATATGGTCGGTGCTTAGCTCATAATCTCTTATCAGAGCTCTGCCTAAATCGAGTGCTCTCCCTCCTGCATATCTCTTTAGAAT
The sequence above is a segment of the Zestosphaera sp. genome. Coding sequences within it:
- a CDS encoding MGMT family protein, whose translation is MKFLCIEETSDGTLKTSFTEECFREAVKTLLMIIPLGKVTSYSKIAKLLETHPRNIAKTLKDNDEPIITPCHRVVYGNRLLGGYTIKGKPRPDLKKKLLHLEGVKTSNNRIPKEFFIDELL